GCTAGACATTAGGACATTTAAAGATTATCTGCAGAACACAAAGAGACAACATTCAAGAACCATAAATCGTAAATTGACAGCTTTAAGAAAATATTTTGAGTTTCTTGCTGCCAAAGATATAATATAAAAAAGTCCCGCCAATACAACTAAGCTAATGGAATATCAAAGAAAAAGAATTGTAGATATTATAGAGGACAATGATTTATATAAAACCAGGATAAAAGTTTATAGCGAAGACAATAAAAGAGATATTGCTATTTTCGAAATCTTTAATAACACCGGAGTAAGGGTTTCGGAGCTCTGTAGTATTCACATTGAAGATGTGAAATTTACGGATGGACAGAAAAAGGCTACTCTTGTTGTGTATGTAGGCAAGGGTAGAAGATATAGAGAAGTACCATTAAATAATGATGCTAGAAAAGCAATTATAGAGTACTTAGCAGTAAGGCCTATTAGTGGAGAGCCTTTTTTATTCATTGGAGAAAGGGGTCCACTTACTAGAAATGGAGTATATAGAATTCTAAATAAATATGCTTACCATGCGAAAATAGAGAGTCTTCATCCACATATGCTTCGCCATAAGTTTGCTCATAGGCTAATTAATAATGGAGTACCAGAATCTACTGTAGGAGAACTTTTAGGACATCAAGATCCTAATTCAACAAGAGTTTATACAAGCCCTACTCAAAAAGATAAGGAAAGAGCAGTAGAATCTATTAATTCACTAGACTAGGATTTAACTTAATATGAGATCCCTTATGATAAAGTACGTCTGTCCAAAATGTAGAACGATAATAAGAGCTACAAAGGATGTAAATGTAGTATATGGAGATTATGACGAACCTTTTGAAAAGCAAGAGAAATAATACTGTAGTAATTACAATGAATAATAGGTGGAGATATTAACACTCTGTCTATTATTTTTTTATGCCCTAATGCAAAAGGGTACGTATAGTATACGAGTCGAATTTTAAGGATCTATAAGTTTATTTAAGAGTTTTAGAAGATTAAGTTACATTTACATATCAACCATTTTTTCTAACTTTAGATCTACTCCCCTTAATTTGTAAGTATTTTTATTTACACATGTCAACAAGCATCAGTATTAGCAAGATTCGATAAAACAAGACATTTTATGTCCGTTTACAAATTCCACTATAAACTCGCTTGAAATTAATATAGGCTGGGGTTTATTTACAAAAAAGGGGGGTTTGTATGGAATTATACCACTTATTGATAAGAGCTAAAAATAATGATGAGGATGCTATCTATGAGATAATAAAAGACTTTGATGCTACCATAAAAAAGCTTAGTAATAGTTTATATTATGAGGAAGCGGAAACTGATTTGATTATTGAACTTCTAAAATTCATACGAAACATTGATATGAAAAAGTTTAAGAATTCAACTCACAAGCAAATAGCCAAGTATATACACATGCATCTGAGAAAAAGAACCCTAGATTTACTTAAGAAGAAAGAGAGCTTAAATATCAAAACATTATATCTAATTTAACTGAAAAGCTAAATTTGGTAGAAGAGATCAAAGA
This is a stretch of genomic DNA from Alkaliphilus flagellatus. It encodes these proteins:
- a CDS encoding tyrosine-type recombinase/integrase, which encodes MEYQRKRIVDIIEDNDLYKTRIKVYSEDNKRDIAIFEIFNNTGVRVSELCSIHIEDVKFTDGQKKATLVVYVGKGRRYREVPLNNDARKAIIEYLAVRPISGEPFLFIGERGPLTRNGVYRILNKYAYHAKIESLHPHMLRHKFAHRLINNGVPESTVGELLGHQDPNSTRVYTSPTQKDKERAVESINSLD
- a CDS encoding helix-turn-helix domain-containing protein; its protein translation is MELYHLLIRAKNNDEDAIYEIIKDFDATIKKLSNSLYYEEAETDLIIELLKFIRNIDMKKFKNSTHKQIAKYIHMHLRKRTLDLLKKKESLNIKTLYLI